Proteins from a genomic interval of Dunckerocampus dactyliophorus isolate RoL2022-P2 chromosome 5, RoL_Ddac_1.1, whole genome shotgun sequence:
- the cnot1 gene encoding CCR4-NOT transcription complex subunit 1 isoform X5, with protein sequence MNLDSLSLALSQISYLVDNLTKKNYRASQQEIQHIVNRHGPEADRHLFRCLFSHVDFSGDGKSSGKDFHQTQFLIQECVSLISKPNFISTLCYAIDNPLHYQKSLKPSTHLFTQLSKVLKLSKVQEVIFGLALLNSSNTDLRGFAAQFIKQKLPDLLRSYIDADLGGNQEGGFQDIAIEVLHLLLSHLLFGQKGAIGVGQEQIDAFLKTLCRDFPQERCPVVLAPLLYPEKRDILMDRILPDSGELAKTIMESSLAEFMQEVGYSFCASLDECRNIILQYGVREVTASQVARVLGMMARTHSGLTDGIPLQSISAPGSGIWSDGKDKNDGSQAHTWNVEVFIDVVKDANPNLNFKEVTYELDHPGFIIRDSKGLHIVVYGIQRGLGMEVFPVDLIYRPWKHAEGQLSFIQHSLMSPEVFCFADYPCHTVAIDILKAPPEDDNREIATWKSLDLVESLLRLSEVGQYEQVKQLFSFPIKHCPDMLVLALLQISTSWHTLRHELISTLMPIFLGNHPNSAIILHYAWHGQGQSPSIRQLIMRSMAEWYMRGEQYDQAKLSRILDVAQDLKSLSMLLNGTPFAFVIDLAALASRREYLKLDKWLTDKIREHGEPFIQACVTFLKRRCPSIMGGLAPDKDQPKSSQLPPETLATMLACLQSCAGSVLQELSETILTMVANCSNVMNKARQPPPGVMPKGRAPSTSSLDAISPVQMDPLTGMGSLNLGSTATSHTQSMQGFPTSLSSAFSNPQSPAKAFPPLSNANTSTPFGGIGSLSSQLPGMDSGPLGSGIGSGIGSSLGMAAVSTDPFGTRKMSTPSLNPPTFQQSKMKASDLSQVWPEANQHFSKEIDDEANSYFQRIYNHPPHPTMSVDEVLEMLQRFKDSTIKREREVFNCMLRNLFEEYRFFPQYPDKELHITACLFGGIIEKGLVTYMALGLALRYVLEALRKPYGSKMYYFGIAALDRFKNRLKDYPQYCQHLASIGHFLQFPHHLQECVQYIEYGQQSRDPPVKMQGSITTPGSLALAQVQAQAQQPGVPKAPQAGQTSTLVTTTTTTTTVAKTTTITRPTPSSFKKDVPPSINTTNIDTLLVATDQTERIVEPPENVQEKIAFIFNNLSQSNMTQKVEELKETVKEEFMPWVSQYLVMKRVSIEPNFHSLYSNFLDTLKNPEFVKMVLTETYRNIKVLLTSDKAAANFSDRSLLKNLGHWLGMITLAKNKPILYTDLEIKSLLLEAYVKGQQELLYVVPFVAKVLESSLRSMVFRPQNPWTMAIMNVLAELHQEHDLKLNLKFEIEVLCKNLSLDINDLKPGNLLKDKEKLKSLEEQLSAPKKEAKPPDEMLPVTTSGDFVPFAAPPSTPAATTTTCTTTGPPTPQFSYHDINVYALAGLAPHININANIPLLQAHPQLKQCVRQSVERAVQELVHPVVDRSIKIAMTTCEQIIRKDFALDSEESRMRVAAHHMMRNLTAGMAMITCREPLLVSIAANLKNSFAAALRAPTPQQREMMEEAAARVAQENCELACCFIQKTAVEKAGPEMDKRLATEFELRKHARQEGRRYCDPVVLTYQAERMPEQIRLKVGGVDPKQLAVYEEFARNVPGFLPSNDLSQPTGFLAQPMKQQAWATDDVAQIYDKCMADLEQHLHAIPPAHSMNPLTQALRSLLEAVALARNSRDGIAALGLLQKAVEGLLDATSGADNDLLLRYRQCHLLVLKALQDGRAYGPQWCNKQITRCLIECRDEYKYNVEAVELLIQNHLVNMQQYDLHLAQSMENGLHYMAVAFAMQLVKLLLVDERSVSHVTEADLFHTIETLMRTCAHSRATAPEGLPQLMDVVRSNYEAMIDRAHGGPNFMMHSGISQASEYDDPPGLREKAEYLLREWVNLYHSAAAGRDSTKAFSAFVGQMHQQGILKTDDLITRFFRLCTEMCVEISYRAQAEQQHNPAASAAIIRAKCYHNLDAFVRLIALLVKHSGEASNTVTKINLLNKVLGIVVGVLIQDHDVRQTEFQQLPYHRIFIMLLLELNAPEHVLETINFQTLTAFCNTFHILRPTKAPGFVYAWLELISHRIFIARMLAHTPQQKGWPMYAQLLIDLFKYLAPFLRNVELNKPMQILYKGTLRVLLVLLHDFPEFLCDYHYGFCDVIPPNCIQLRNLILSAFPRNMRLPDPFTPNLKVDMLSEINIAPRILTNFTSVMPSQFKKDLDSYLKTRSPVTFLSELRSNLQVSNEPGNRYNIQLINALVLYVGTQAIAHIHNKGSTPSMSTITHSAHMDIFQNLAVDLDTEGRYLFLNAIANQLRYPNSHTHYFSCTMLYLFAEANTEAIQEQITRVLLERLIVNRPHPWGLLITFIELIKNPAFKFWSHDFVHCAPEIEKLFQSVAQCCMGQKQAQQVMEGTGAS encoded by the exons ATGAATCTTGACTCGCTCTCGCTGGCTTTGTCTCAAATCAGCTATCTGGTGGACAATTTAACAAAGAAAAACTATCGAGCCAGCCAGCAAGAAATACAGCAT ATTGTAAATCGTCACGGTCCTGAGGCAGACAGGCATCTTTTTCGCTGTCTTTTCTCACATGTGGATTTCAGTGGCGATGGTAAAAGCAGTGGCAAAGACTTTCACCAG ACACAGTTTCTGATTCAGGAGTGTGTGTCGCTGATATCAAAGCCCAATTTTATCTCTACCCTATGCTACGCCATTGACAATCCCCTGCACTACCAGAAG AGCTTGAAACCATCGACCCACTTATTCACCCAACTAAGTAAAGTTCTCAAGCTCAGCAAGGTCCAAGAG GTGATTTTTGGCCTTGCTCTGCTCAACTCCAGCAACACAGACCTCCGTGGATTTG CTGCGCAGTTCATTAAGCAGAAGCTTCCCGACCTCCTGCGGTCATATATCGACGCAGATCTCGGTGGAAACCAAGAAGGTGGCTTCCAAGACATTGCTATAGAGGTCTTGCACCTTCTGCTCTCCCATTTACTGTTTGGTCAGAAGGGAGCAATCGGGGTGGGACAAGAGCAGATTGACGCCTTCTTGAAGACACTTTGCCGAG ATTTCCCGCAGGAGCGCTGCCCTGTGGTGCTCGCACCACTGTTGTACCCTGAAAAACGGGACATTCTCATGGATAGGATCCTGCCTGACTCGGGGGAGTTAGCTAAGACCATAATGGAGAGTTCTCTTGCGGAGTTCATGCAGGAAGTGGGCTACAGTTTCTGTGCTAG TCTGGACGAGTGCAGAAACATCATCCTCCAGTATGGGGTGAGGGAGGTGACAGCCAGCCAGGTAGCCAGGGTCCTTGGCATGATGGCTCGTACCCACTCTGGACTAACTGATGGTATTCCTCTACAG TCCATCAGTGCACCGGGAAGTGGTATTTGGAGCGATGGAAAGGATAAGAACGATGGCTCACAGGCGCACACGTGGAATGTCGAGGTGTTCATCGACGTAGTCAAAGATGCC AATCCTAACTTGAACTTCAAAGAGGTGACATATGAACTGGATCACCCAGGATTCATAATCCGGGACAGCAAGGGCCTACATATAGTGGTGTACGGCATTCAGCGGGGTTTGGGCATGGAGGTCTTTCCTGTTGATCTCATATATCGGCCATGGAAACACGCAGAGGGACAG TTGTCATTCATTCAACACTCTCTAATGAGCCCCGAAGTGTTCTGCTTTGCTGACTACCCTTGCCATACAGTAGCCATTGACATCCTAAAAGCACCACCAGAGGATGACAACAGGGAGATTGCGACATG GAAAAGCCTGGACTTGGTGGAAAGCCTGCTTCGGTTATCAGAGGTTGGCCAGTATGAGCAGGTGAAGCAACTCTTCAGTTTTCCCATCAAGCACTGCCCAGATATGCTGGTTCTGGCACTGCTGCAGATCTCCACCTCCTGGCATACACTGCGCCATGAGCTCATCTCTACCCTGATGCCCATCTTTCTGGGCAACCACCCCAACTCTGCTATTATTCTGCACTATGCCTGGCATGGACAG GGACAGTCTCCTTCCATCCGTCAGTTAATTATGCGTTCAATGGCCGAGTGGTATATGAGAGGGGAACAGTATGACCAGGCCAAGTTGTCTCGCATCCTGGATGTGGCCCAAGACTTGAAG TCTCTATCAATGCTGCTGAATGGTACTCCATTTGCCTTTGTTATTGACCTTGCTGCACTTGCCTCTCGCCGTGAATACCTCAAACTTGATAAATGGCTGACTGACAAAATTAGAGAACATGGG GAACCTTTTATCCAAGCTTGTGTAACATTCCTAAAGAGGCGTTGCCCATCCATTATGGGGGGTCTGGCCCCTGACAAGGACCAGCCTAAAAGCTCTCAGTTGCCTCCAGAGACTTTAGCCACCATGCTGGCATGTCTTCAGTCTTGTGCTGG GAGTGTTTTGCAAGAGTTGTCAGAGACAATCCTGACCATGGTTGCCAACTGCAGCAACGTTATGAACAAAGCCCGGCAGCCACCACCCGGGGTCATGCCGAAGGGTCGGGCTCCGAGCACCAGCAGCCTGGATGCCATCTCTCCTGTTCAG ATGGACCCTCTTACTGGTATGGGCTCATTGAACCTGGGCAGCACAGCCACCTCCCACACTCAGAGCATGCAGGGTTTCCCCACCTCCCTAAGTTCAGCTTTCAGTAATCCCCAATCTCCAGCAAAGGCTTTTCCACCTCTCTCTAACGCCAATACAAGCACACCATTTGGGGGCATTGGCAGCTTGTCCTCGCAGCTTCCTGGTATGGACTCTG GTCCCTTGGGCTCGGGAATTGGCTCCGGTATTGGTTCTAGTCTAGGAATGGCAGCAGTAAGCACTGATCCATTTGGCACCAGGAAGATGAGCACACCGAGCCTGAACCCACCTACCTTTCAGCAGAGTAAGATGAAGGCCT CTGACCTTTCTCAGGTTTGGCCTGAAGCAAACCAGCACTTTAGTAAGGAGATAGATGATGAAGCCAACAGTTACTTCCAGCGTATCTACAACCACCCACCTCACCCGACTATGTCTGTGGATGAA GTTCTGGAGATGCTGCAAAGGTTCAAAGATTCAACCATCAAGCGGGAGCGGGAGGTGTTCAATTGCATGCTTCGGAACTTGTTTGAGGAGTACCGTTTCTTCCCCCAATACCCGGACAAGGAGCTGCACATCACGGCCTGTCTCTTTGGTGGCATCATTGAAAAAGGGCTGGTCACATACATGGCCCTTGGCCTGGCACTGCGATATGTTCTGGAAGCCTTAAGAAAACCCTATGGATCCAAAATGTATTACTTTGGGATTGCAGCCCTAGATCGCTTCAAAAACAG GTTGAAGGACTACCCTCAGTACTGTCAACATCTTGCTTCAATTGGACATTTCTTACAATTTCCCCACCATTTACAAGA GTGTGTGCAGTATATTGAGTATGGCCAACAGTCACGGGACCCTCCGGTGAAGATGCAAGGCTCCATCACCACCCCTGGAAGTCTGGCACTGGCACAAGTTCAAGCGCAGGCACAGCAACCCGGTGTTCCTAAAGCGCCACAAGCAGGACAGACGAGCACCCTTGTCACCACCACTACAACTACAACCACGGTTGCCAAGACCACGACCATCACAAGGCCAACGCCCAGCAGTTTCAAGAAGGATGTGCCT CCTTCCATTAACACTACAAATATTGACACCCTGCTGGTTGCCACTGACCAAACGGAAAGGATTGTAGAACCTCCAGAGAATGTCCAGGAGAAGATTGCTTTTATCTTCAATAACCTTTCGCAGTCAAACATGACACAAAAG GTTGAGGAGTTGAAAGAGACTGTGAAGGAAGAGTTCATGCCTTGGGTGTCTCAATACCTGGTGATGAAGCGTGTCAGCATTGAGCCCAATTTCCACAGTCTCTACTCCAACTTTCTGGACACACTCAAGAATCCGGAGTTTGTAAAAATGGTCCTCACTGAGACATACAGGAATATCAAG gttttgttgacTTCAGACAAAGCTGCAGCCAATTTCTCTGATCGCTCATTGCTGAAGAACCTGGGCCATTGGCTGGGCATGATTACACTGGCTAAAAACAAGCCCATTCTCTACACG GATCTGGAAATTAAGTCTCTGCTGTTGGAAGCCTATGTGAAGGGCCAGCAGGAGCTACTTTATGTTGTTCCCTTTGTGGCCAAAGTTTTGGAGTCCAGCCTGCGAAGCATG GTTTTCAGGCCCCAGAACCCATGGACCATGGCCATCATGAATGTTCTTGCTGAGCTACATCAAGAACATGACCTCAAG CTTAACCTCAAATTTGAGATTGAAGTTCTATGTAAGAACTTGTCTCTGGATATCAATGACCTGAAGCCAGGAAACTTGTTGAAGGACAAGGAGAAGCTTAAGAGTCTTGAGGAGCAGCTGTCGGCACcaaagaaagaagcaaagcctCCAGATGAAATGCTCCCTGTTACTACATCAG GAGACTTTGTTCCATTTGCAGCTCCACCCTCAACTCCAGCTGCCACCACTACCACTTGCACAACCACAGGGCCACCCACCCCACAGTTCAGTTACCATGACATCAATGTGTATGCTTTGGCAGGCCTGGCACCACACATTAATATCAATGCTAAC ATCCCTCTACTGCAGGCCCATCCTCAGTTGAAGCAGTGTGTAAGGCAATCAGTTGAACGTGCTGTACAGGAGCTGGTGCACCCTGTGGTTGATCGCTCTATCAAAATTGCAATGACAACATGTGAGCAAATCATCAGGAAGGACTTTGCCCTGGATTCAGAGGAGTCCCGCATGCGTGTGGCGGCCCACCACATGATGAGGAACCTGACTGCTGGTATGGCCATGATCACCTGCCGGGAGCCTCTGCTCGTGAGCATTGCTGCTAATCTCAAAAACAGTTTTGCTGCTGCACTGAGG GCACCGACTCCCCAACAGAGGGAAATGATGGAGGAGGCTGCAGCGAGAGTTGCTCAGGAGAACTGTGAACTGGCATGCTGCTTTATTCAGAAAACAGCTGTGGAGAAGGCCGGCCCTGAAATGGACAAGAGGCTTGCCACA GAATTTGAGCTCAGGAAGCATGCACGCCAAGAAGGACGCCGTTACTGTGATCCAGTTGTGTTGACTTACCAGGCTGAACGTATGCCAGAGCAGATAAGACTCAAG gtgGGAGGAGTGGACCCAAAGCAACTCGCTGTGTATGAGGAGTTTGCGAGGAACGTTCCAGGTTTTCTACCCAGTAATGATCTTTCTCAGCCAACTGGTTTCCTGGCTCAGCCAATGAAG CAACAAGCATGGGCCACAGACGATGTTGCACAAATCTATGATAAGTGCATGGCTGACTTGGAGCAGCACCTTCACGCCATCCCTCCAGCTCACTCCATGAACCCCCTGACACAAGCCCTCCGCAGTCTGCTAGAGGCTGTGGCCTTGGCGAGGAACTCCAGAGATGGCATTGCAGCACTTGGACTGCTACAGAAG GCTGTGGAAGGTCTTCTGGATGCCACTAGCGGGGCTGATAATGACTTGCTTCTCCGGTATAGGCAGTGTCACCTTCTAGTCCTTAAAGCCCTCCAGGATGGGCGTGCCTATGGGCCACAGTGGTGCAACAAACAGATCACCAG GTGTCTCATTGAATGCCGGGATGAGTACAAGTACAATGTGGAAGCGGTGGAGCTTTTGATCCAAAACCATCTTGTGAATATGCAACAGTATGATCTACACCTAGCTCAG TCAATGGAGAATGGACTGCACTACATGGCAGTTGCATTTGCGATGCAGTTAGTGAAGCTGTTGCTGGTGGATGAGCGCAGTGTTAGCCATGTCACAGAAGCTGACCTCTTCCACACAATTGAGACTTTAATGAGGACTTGTGCACACTCCAGAGCCACTGCACCTGAAGG TCTTCCTCAGCTGATGGATGTCGTCCGCTCCAACTATGAGGCCATGATTGACCGGGCCCATGGTGGACCGAACTTCATGATGCACTCTGGGATTTCACAGGCTTCTGAGTATGATGATCCCCCAGGCCTGAGGGAAAAGGCGGAGTATCTCCTGAGGGAATGGGTCAACCTGTACCACTCAGCTGCTGCCGGCAGGGATAGCACCAAAGCCTTCTCCGCCTTTGTTGGCCAG ATGCACCAGCAAGGGATTTTGAAAACTGATGACTTGATCACGCGGTTCTTCCGGTTGTGCACGGAAATGTGTGTGGAGATCAGCTATCGGGCGCAGGCTGAACAGCAGCACAATCCAGCAGCAAGTGCAGCCATCATCAGAGCAAAATGCTACCACAACCTGGATGCCTTTGTTAGACTCATAGCCCTGTTAGTCAAGCACTCTGGAGAGGCCTCCAACACCGTGACAAAAATCAACCTCCTCAACAAG GTGCTGGGTATTGTTGTCGGGGTGTTGATCCAGGACCACGATGTTCGCCAGACAGAATTCCAGCAGCTGCCTTACCACCGCATTTTCATTATGCTGCTGTTGGAGCTGAACGCTCCTGAACACGTCCTGGAGACCATCAACTTCCAGACGCTCACTGCCTTCTG CAATACCTTCCACATCCTGAGACCCACAAAGGCTCCTGGCTTTGTGTACGCCTGGCTTGAACTCATTTCCCATCGCATCTTCATTGCACGCATGCTTGCACACACACCACAACAGAAG GGTTGGCCCATGTACGCACAGTTGCTTATTGATCTCTTCAAGTACCTAGCACCTTTCTTGAGGAACGTAGAGCTCAACAAACCTATGCAAATTCTCTAcaag GGCACACTTAGAGTACTACTTGTCCTGCTGCATGACTTCCCCGAGTTCTTGTGTGATTACCATTATGGCTTCTGTGACGTGATCCCGCCCAACTGCATTCAGCTCCGCAACCTCATCCTGAGTGCCTTTCCGCGCAATATGAGGCTCCCTGACCCTTTCACGCCCAATCTCAAG GTGGACATGCTGAGTGAGATCAACATTGCTCCCCGTATCCTTACCAACTTCACAAGCGTCATGCCTTCCCAGTTCAAGAAGGATCTGGACTCCTATCTCAAAACGCGATCACCGGTCACATTCCTCTCTGAGCTGCGTAGCAATCTACAG GTTTCAAATGAGCCGGGGAATCGCTACAACATCCAGCTGATCAATGCTTTAGTGTTGTATGTGGGTACACAGGCTATCGCTCACATCCACAATAAGGGCAGCACCCCCTCCATGAGCACCATCACACACTCTGCACACATGGACATCTTCCAGAACCTGGCTGTGGATCTGGACACTGAAG gacgtTACCTGTTCTTGAATGCCATCGCCAATCAGCTACGCTACCCAAACAGTCACACTCACTACTTCAGCTGCACCATGCTCTATCTCTTTGCTGAGGCCAACACCGAGGCCATCCAGGAGCAAATCACCAG GGTTCTGTTGGAGAGGCTGATAGTGAACAGGCCTCACCCGTGGGGTCTCCTCATCACCTTCATCGAGCTGATCAAGAATCCAGCCTTCAAGTTTTGGAGCCATGACTTTGTGCACTGTGCCCCAGAAATTGAAAA gttGTTCCAGTCGGTGGCCCAGTGTTGCATGGGACAGAAGCAGGCCCAGCAGGTGATGGAAGGCACGGGTGCCAGCTAG